A region of the Oncorhynchus gorbuscha isolate QuinsamMale2020 ecotype Even-year linkage group LG02, OgorEven_v1.0, whole genome shotgun sequence genome:
ctctgggtcttcccttcctgtggtggtcctcatgagatcatttcatcatagcacttgatgttttttttgactgcacttgaagatactttcaaagttcttgaaatgttcctgattgattgaccttcatgtcttaaagtagtgttggactgtcatttctctttgcttatttgagctgttcttgccataatatggacttggtattttaccaaataggactatattctgtataccacccctaccctgtaacacaactgattggctcaaacacattaagattgaaagaaattccacaaattaacttctttgggatagggggcagcattttcacttttggatgaatagcgtgcccagagtaaactgcctcctactcagtcccagatgctaatatatgcatattattattagtattggatagaaaacactgaagtttctaaaacagtttgaatgatgtctgtgagtataacagaactcgtatggcaggcaaaaaccagagaaaaaatccaaacaggaagtgggaaatctgaggtttgtagtttttgatctcagtccctattgaatacacagtgggatatgggctattttgcacttcctaaggcttccactagatgtcaacagtttttaaaacgttgtttcaggcttctacagTGAAGGGGGGCCAGATGAGAGttgtttgactaaggggtctgcctgcagcctcgttctcagtcacaCGCATTTCGCATGAGGTAGCTCTCATTctattgcttttctacagacaatggaattctccggttggaacattattgaacatttatgataaaaacatcctaaagattgattctgtacttagtttggcAAGTTTTTTtcaacctgtaatataactttttgaactttttgtCCGACTGGACCTGAACGCGCAATTAGCcaagcatcgtccgggttagggagggtttggccggaagggatatccttgtctcatcgcgcactagcgactcctgtggcgggcgcAGTGCaagctaaccaggtcgccaggtgcacagtgtttcctccgacacattagtgcggctggcttccgggttggatgcgcgctgtgttaagaagcaatgcggcctggttgggttgtgtttcggaggacgcatggcttttcgaccttcgtctctccagagcccatatgggagttgtagcaatgagacaagatagtaactactaacaattggataccacgaaattggggagaaaagggggtaaaattcaacaacaaaagaAATGGTGCATAATACTTGTTTGTTTGAGAAATTTTATTTATGGGATTTCTGGTGATTTTTATATTTGGCGCcatgcaatttcattggctgttggcgaggaaccccagtcctagacaggttaactttaaacaaggcacacctgttaactgaaatgcattcaaatcaaatcaaatgtatttatatagcccttcgtacatcagctgatatctcaaagtgctgtacagaaacccagcctaaaaccccaaacagcaaacaatgcaggtgtaaaagcacggtggctaggaaaaactccctagaaaggccaaaacctaggaagaaacctagagaggaaccgggctatgtggggtggccagtcctcttctggctgtgctgggtagagattataacagaacatgaccaagatgttcaaatgttcataaatgaccagcatggtcaaataataataaggcagaacagttgaaactggagcagcagcacagtcaggtggactggggacagcaaggagccatcatgtcaggtagtcctggggcacggtcctagggctcaggtcctccgagagagagaaagaaagagagaattagagagagcatatgtggggtggccagtcctcttctggctgtgccgggtggagattataacagaacgtggccaagatgttcaaatgttcataaatgaccagcatggttgaataatagtaaggcagaacagttgaaactggagcaggagcatggccaggtggactggggacagcaaggagtcctcatgtcaggtagtcctgggacatggtcctagggcccaggccagttgaaactggagcagcagcatggccaggtggactggggacagcaaggagtcatcatgtcaggtagtcctggggcatggttctagggctcaggtcctccgagagagagaaagaaagagagaaggagagaattagagaacgcacacttagatttacacaggacaccgaataggacaggagaagtactccagataaacaaactgaccctagcccccgacacataaactactgcagcataaatactggaggctgagacaggaggggtcaggagacactgtggccccatccgaggacaccccggacagggccaaacaggaaggatataaccccacccactttgccaaagcacagcccccacaccactagagggaaatcttcaaccaccaacttaccatcctgagacaaggccgagtatagcccacaaagatctccgacacggtacaacccaggggggggggggaacccagacaggccgaccacaacagtgaatcaacccacccaggtgacgcatccccccagggacggcacgagagagccccagcaagccagtgactcagccccgtaacagggttagaggcagagaatcccagtggaaaaggggaaccggccaggcagagacagcaagggcggttcgttgctccagagcctttccgttcaccttcccactcctgggccagactacactcaatcatatgacccactgaagagatgagtcttcagtaaagacttaaaggttgagaccgagtttgcgtctctgacatgggtaggcagaccgttccataaaaatggagctctataggagaaagccctgcctccagctgtttgcttagaaattctagggacaattaggaggcctgcgtcttgtgaccgtagcgtacgtataggtatgtacggcaggaccaaatcagagaggtaggtaggagcaagcccatgtaatgctttgtaggttagcagtaaaaccttgaaatcagcccttgctttgacaggaagccagtgtagagaggctagcactggagtaatatgatcaaattttttggttctagtcaggattctagcagccgtatttagcactaactgaagtttatttagtgctttatccgggtagccggaaaatagagcattgcagtagtctaacctagaagtgacaaaagcatggattaatttttctgcatcatttttggacagaaagtttctgatttttgcaatgttatagatggaaaaagctgtcctcgaaatggtcttgatatgttcttcaaaagagagatcagggtccagagtaagaggtccttcacagttttatttgagacgactgtacaaccattaagattaattgtcagattcaacagaagatctctttgtttcttgggacctagaacaagcatctctgttttgtccgagtttaatagtagaaagtttgcagccatccacttccttatgtctgaaacacatgcttctagcgagggcaattttggtgcttcaccatgtttcattgaaatgtacagctgtgtgtcatccgcatagcagtgaaagtttacattatgttttcgaataacatccccaagaggtaaaatatatagtgaaaacaatagtggtcctaaaacagaaccttgaggaacaccgaaatgtacagttgatttgtcagaggacaaaccattcacagagacaaactgatatctttccgacagataagacctaaaccaggccagaacatgtccgtgtagaccaatttgggtttccaatctctccaaaagaatgtggtgatcgatggtatcaaaagcagcactaaggtctaggagcacgaggacagatgcagagcctcggtccgatgccatcaaaatgtcatttaccaccttcacaagtgccgtctcagtgctatgatggggtctaaaaccagactgaagcatttcgtatacattgtttgtcttcaggaaggcagtgattccaggtgactacctcatgaagctggttgagagaatgttaagagtgtgcaaagctgtcatcaaggcaaagggtggctactttgaagaatctcaaatataaagtatattttgatttgtttaaaactcttttggttactacatgattccatgtgttatttcatagttttgatgtcttcactgttattctacaatgtagaaaatagtacaaataaagaaaaacccttgaattagtaggtgtgttcaaacttttgactggttactgtaagtattcagaccctttactttgttgaagcacctttagcagcgattgcagccttgagtcttctttggcatgactctataagcttggcacacctttatttggggagtttctcccattcttctctgcagatcctctcaagctctttcagagacttgttcctgaagccactcctgcgttgtcttggctgtgtgcttagggtcgttgtcctgttggaaggtgaacactCGCCCCAGTCTATGGTCCAGAGCGctcttcatcaaggatctctctgtactttgctcatctttccctcgagcttgactagtctcccagtccctgcctctgaaaagcatccccgcagcatgatgatgctgccaccacgcttcaccttcgggatggtgccaggtttcctccatacgtgacacttggcattcaggccaaagacttcaatcttggtgtcatcagacaagataatcttgtttctcatggtctgagaatactttcggtaccttttggcaaactccaagtgggctgttatATGCCTTTTACGAAggggtggcttccgtctggccactctaccataaaggcccgattgttggaatgctgcagagatggttgtccttctggaaggttctcccatatccacagaggaactctgtcagtgaccatcaggttcttggtcacctccctgacctttctcccccgattgctcagtttggccagctagctctaggaagagtcttgttgattccaaacttctttcatttaaaaatgatggaggccactgtgttcttggggaccttcaatgctgctttCATTATTTGGTATCCTTGCCCAGACATTTACCtacaacacaatcctgtctcggagctctacagacatttCCTTCgacgtcatggcttggtttttgctctgacatgcactgtcaactgtgggaccttaaatagacaggtgtgtgcctttccaaaccatgtccaatcaattgaatgtaacacaggtggactccaatcaagttgtagaaacatctaaaaaatgatcaatggaaacaggatgcacctgagctcaatttcctttttttatttgtattaaatttgcaaaaatgtcaacctgttttcactttatcattatggggtattgtgtgtagaatgatgagatttttaaaaatccactttagaataaggctataatgtaacaagatgtggaaaaaggggaggagtctgaatactttccgaatacactgtatacaCATTTGTATCAGATACTGTAGCTGGAGGAtgttcatatttatttatttgcacagTTTGTAAAGAGAACCATTGATATATTTCCAATTTAGGAATTTTCTTTGACTAAGATTACATGTCACAGTAATAAAGTCAAAGTAATGATTTGATTATAGTTTTTGTCATTTGCAATATCCTTAACTCTTCACTCATatgattttatattttattgaaatgtgttacatttaaatgtttcgtAATGTGTGCAACATTAGCAATGTGTAGTTTACATAGTGGTATTTTCACTGAGAAGATGCCCTTCAGTCTGTTATCACTGTGCTCGGTAAAGTTGGAGGTTCTCCTTTAGTTGGCAGAGGGACACGGAAGAACCCACTCCAAAGCCTGCATACAGGGGCTCAGAGAACTGGGCCTTGAATTTGTGGATCAGCTCCATGGCCTCTGACACAGAGTAGAAGGCCACCGTGTTGGCAGTGTAGTCCAAGTACACTCCAACCCGTGTGGCCCGCGGGGCCTCTGGCAGATCTTTGTCCATCTTGTTGTGCCATGCGGAGTAGCCCgagtcagagcagagcagactccAAGACTTGTCGTTGTAGCCCAGCAGACTGTGAGAGTTCTTACTCTTGCGGCTGATGCTCTTGTAGGCCACTCCGATTGAGAACTCCCCGCTCCACTCTGCTTCCCAGTAGTACCTGAACCCACCCAGTGACTCCCTGCATAGAACCTGGGAGAAGCCATCGAATCGCTCGGGGTGGTCCGGGTAAAACTGGACTGTCTTCTTCCGCATCACTTTGTGGTTCCCCTCAAACAGAACCAGTTCTTTGTAGGCTGTGTTGGGGTCAAAGGTGAGCGGACAGGAATCTGATGGAAAAGTAATATTTATTGGCGTTATCAGAAAATGATATGATTGAGTTGGTATGAAGAACAGACAAGAACAGACCACTCACATCTCAAGAAGTCTGCCCTAGTTTTGGGTTCCTGAAAATCTGCCCTGGAGGGTGCTGTATTAGTGCCGGAACAAATGATGGATTATATCATCAGAGATAGTCCGATtgaaaaaattattatttttcacATATAACAAACCAATGTAAACTTCATAAATATATACCTTTGAATTGTTTTTCTCCACCTCTTGGTGAAAGTATGTAAACAGGGGTATCACTTACTGGAAATGTAAAATTACAGTTGGTTATCACAATGTAATGCTATATTCTTGCTGTACAAAGGCTGTGTTATAGGCGTCTAAGTCGCAGTAATATACCAACCTAGCTTGGAGATTTTGCTCAGCTCCTTCTTACAGATGTCATCTAGATGCTCCTTCATGTCGGTGGCAGTCTTCGTGATCTCTCCGAAGGAGAACTGGGGGTTGATTAGTACTTTGGGCACCGTGGGCTCAGGAGGAACACACAGCGTGGGGAAATTCTACGTAGTGCAGAAGTAAGATATGAAATACTGTTTCAGTGAGTCATTTTTTATTAAATAGACACAAGGAGAATAACATATTTGAATTGAATAGACTTGCTTTTCATTGTAATGCCAATGCCAGATTCATAATATTTTGTTGAATATTGTACTGATCCTTGTTCCGACAGCCCAGTGTCCCCCCTCCCTCTAGTCCACTACCTGTAGGAAGTGGATGTTATCCTCTGTGTCCAGGATCTGGCGCAGCTCAACATCTTTGCGCTGCAGCTCCAGGATCTCCTGCTCCAGCCGCTCCACGTATCCCTCAGCCTGTGACATGGCCACCTGCATGTTGGCCTTAGTCAGCTGGCTCACCTCAGCGTGCCATCGCTCCACTGCCTGCAACATCTCACTGAAGATCTTATCACTGTCCGATATCACCCGCTGGGCATTGCTCTGATGTTAGGGGAGggagatactgtatattacacaaatatcattatatatatataattaaaaaCAAAACATTGCAAACTCACATGGTTTTAATTCATATACTATATCATATTAATTATTTTGTGCCTCTTAAGACAAAAGTTTATGATCAAACAAATATACCATTAATGAAGGGATGTAAGTCTCATAAAAAGTACCATAAATTGACCTAGGAAATGGACCTAACCTTCAGAACGTTAACATTGTGTCTCAACTCCTGCAGTTCCTTCATCCGCTCCTGCATGATGTgctggacctcagactgggtcacTGCCAGGTTTTTCTGTTAAAGGAGAAGAGGAACCATAAGTCCCTTTTGTCTTTAGAAGTTTCAAATGAGTTTCAGCCATAGCATTGCAGTTGTCGTGTACTGGTAGAGCGGTGAGGGTAGGTTGTTCCAGTGTGTAAGAGCAGTCTTGCCTGTTTCTCAGCGCGCTCCTCCTCAGCAGAGATGATGTTGTGGCTGCGGTGCTCCCTGACTGTACACAGCACACAGATACACATCTGGTCAGAGCGACAGAAGAGCTCCAGGCCCTTCTGGTGCTGCGGACAGATCTTCCTGTCCAGGTGACCTGTCTCATCCACCAGCTTGTGCCTCTTGAAGGTGGCCGACTCGTAGTGAGGCTTGACATGTGTCTCGCAGTAGTAGGCCAGGCACATCAGGCAGGACTTGACAGCCTTGCTGCGGCGGCCTACACAGAAGTCACACAGTGAATCCCTCTGGAGGTAGGGGAAGGGCTGCAGCTCGAGCTCCTGGGTCACGTTGGGCACATTGCGTCTCAGCACGGGGCGAGGGCTGAAAGTGGCCCGGCACTGGGGGCAGCTGTACACCCCCAGGTGGTCGTACTGGTCCCAGTAGATCTTGATGCACTCCAGACAGTAGGTGTCTCCACAGGAGATGGTGACGGGGTCTCGCAGCATGTCTGCACACAGAAGACATGTGAAGCCATCTGGAGGCAGGGGGAAGTTCGACTCAGCCATGGTCCTGCTGGGTCAGACTGTCTGAGACAGGGAAATAACCTGTTAGGAGAAAAGAACTGACTGATCACAGAATGATTCTCCACTGACCTGTGTTTAAAGAGAGTAAAGCCAGAGCCCAGTCCCCCTCCATAGGTATTTAAAGGTGAGGCTGTGTTTTAGTGTAAACAGAGAATACATGAAAAGACACTCAGATGTTTTTGTTGACACAACAGCAGTGAGAGTTTAATGGTGGCTCACAACGTCCACGGTAAAAAAAAGTCTGTCCTGCTTCTTCTCTGTAAAGGAAATCTAGgacagtggttctcaaacctctcctctgggagcCCTAGATGTTTCCCAATGTTGTTGTAGCCCAGAACTaactcacctgattcacctagtcaagggcttgatgattattgacaatttgaatcaggtgtgctagctgtGGAATAGTTCAAATACATGGACTGTCTGGGAGTCCCTgcggagaggtttgagaaccctAAATCTAGGACACAGCACCATCATGTTTATACGTACACAACACAGTTACAGTAAACAGCCTAAAGGACAAGGTCAAATCTCTGCCTGTCCCATCTGGGTCAACATGCCCTCAATCAAACAGTTTAataatctacagttgaagtcggaagtttacatacaccttagccaaatacatttaaactcagtttttcacaattcctgagatttaatcctagtagaaattccctgaCTTAGttcagttagtatcaccactttattttaagaatgtgaaatgtcagaacaatagcagagagaatgatttatttcagcttttatttctttcatcacattcccagtgggtcagaagtttacatacactcaattagtacttggtagcattgccttcaaattgtttaacttgggtcaaacgttttgggtagccttccacaagcttccgacaataagttgggtgaattttgtcccattcctcctgacagaactagtgtaactgagtcaggtttgtaggcatccttgctcgcacacactttttcatttctgcccacacattttctataggattgaggtcagggctttgtgatagccactccaataccttgactttgttgaccttaagccattttgccacaactttggaagtatgattggggtcattgttcatttggaagacctgtttgcaaccaagctttaacatcctgactgatgtcttgagatgttgcttcaatatatccacataattttcttccctcatgatgccatctattttgtgaagtgcaccagtccctcctgcagcaaagcaccccacaacatgattctgccacccccatgcttcgcggttgggatggtgttcgtcagcttgcaagcctccactttttcctccaaacataatgatggtcattatggccaaacagttctatttttgtttcatcagaccagaggatatttctccaaaaagtacgaactttgtccccatgtgcagttgcaaaccgtagtctggcttttttatggcggttttggagcagtggcttcttccttgctgagcggcctttcaggttatgttgatataggactcgttttttactgtggatatagatacttttgtacctgtttcctccagcatcttcacaaggtcctttgctgttgttatgggattgatttgcacttttcacaccaaagtacattaatctctaggagacagaacgtgtctccttccttagcggtgtgacggctgcgtggtcccat
Encoded here:
- the LOC124009226 gene encoding tripartite motif-containing protein 16-like, which encodes MAESNFPLPPDGFTCLLCADMLRDPVTISCGDTYCLECIKIYWDQYDHLGVYSCPQCRATFSPRPVLRRNVPNVTQELELQPFPYLQRDSLCDFCVGRRSKAVKSCLMCLAYYCETHVKPHYESATFKRHKLVDETGHLDRKICPQHQKGLELFCRSDQMCICVLCTVREHRSHNIISAEEERAEKQKNLAVTQSEVQHIMQERMKELQELRHNVNVLKSNAQRVISDSDKIFSEMLQAVERWHAEVSQLTKANMQVAMSQAEGYVERLEQEILELQRKDVELRQILDTEDNIHFLQNFPTLCVPPEPTVPKVLINPQFSFGEITKTATDMKEHLDDICKKELSKISKLVSDTPVYILSPRGGEKQFKAPSRADFQEPKTRADFLRYSCPLTFDPNTAYKELVLFEGNHKVMRKKTVQFYPDHPERFDGFSQVLCRESLGGFRYYWEAEWSGEFSIGVAYKSISRKSKNSHSLLGYNDKSWSLLCSDSGYSAWHNKMDKDLPEAPRATRVGVYLDYTANTVAFYSVSEAMELIHKFKAQFSEPLYAGFGVGSSVSLCQLKENLQLYRAQ